The window TTCATCTACTTCATGCTGTTTGGAGAAGCAGTCGCAATATACCTGTTCATACAACTTACCTACTCCAGGCTATGGTGGCTCGCTATTGTGTATGGGATCTGGATGCTGAGAGACATTGAAATCTGCAATCGTGGTGGACGCAAGTAAGAGAGATTTTACTTTTCATCAATCATTTGCTTCcttaatctaataaaaagtGGACTTcgatcaatatttttatgtgtatcaaATATCTTTATGGCTTTGGCGTTCCCACCATTGGAAACAAGTGTCCATTCTTTTCCAATCGCTCTTTTGGCCGCAAGTTATGTTCATAATAACTTAGGAGTAGAACTAGGCATAGATCCCTAAGTcatttcgatttttttataactgtttgaatgtaggtaagtacctaaTTCGTTTCTGTCAGTTAGTAGTTATAATAGGAATTGATCCGGTCGTATTAACACCTATCGATAAGAAATTGATTACCTTTTCCACACCTTGGCACATTTGTTTTATACCTATATACAAGTCTATATATAACGAAAACATGCTTTTGCGATTGTCGgaaatgataaaatgtattattttatgaaatgtgtTAGTTGCTATTCTAATTTCTCAATTCTATTCTGTAGTTTCACCacataataaagttttcagCGTAGGAAGACCTAACAAGAATGTTCCATTAATATGTGATCGTTCAGCGGACGGACTAATGGACGGACACTAACATTATATTCATAATGTTTCTATTAAGatctaacattattttattccacgatgatagaaatataatacaattttcgAGTTTCAATATGATTTAGATTATTACCgactgtttataaataacttcacAAGATAAAAGCTACATTAAgaagtaggtaatttatttatacgtatgACTTTTGATAAAACATTGGCTACTAAAATGTAACGTATCTCGTGTAGGGTAAATCCCAGACGTTGTTGATATCGaactaataacaaaacataaaaaaataccactTAGGAAAAGACCGACTGATAGGccaattttcttagaaaatatcaCGAGCTAATCGATGTTTTTGTCAATTACAGATCAGAATGGGTGAGAAACTGGCGGTGGTGGCGATATTTCTGCGACTACTTTCCTATAAAACTGGTCAAAACAGTCGACCTGGATCCATCCAAGAACTATTTATTCGCCGTCTTTCCCCACGGAGTCCTATGTTTCGGAGCATTCGGTTCTTTCTGTACGAACGCATCAGGTTTCTACAAACTATTCCCGGGCATGCAAAGCAGAATGATCACTTTAGGAGGCCATTTCTTAGTGCCGTTCTTCAGAGATTTTGGTTTATCACTTGGCTTCTGTTCGTCTTCTGAAGAAAGTCTTCTACATCTGCTAAACCCGAAGAAGTATCAAGGGAACTGCGTGGCTATGATCATTGGAGGTGCGGCCGAAGCTCTCGATGCACATCCTAAGGAGTACAAAGTGATTCTAAGCAGAAGGAAAGGATTCATTCGTGTAGCTATGAAGTCAGGGTAAGATGTTCTTttacgcatttttttatttttaactataagaGAAGCTATTATTTAGGACGTCATCTAACGCAATGGATCatcattatgttaattaatatagCGTTTTAATGGTATTTCTGTTACTAATGAAAGAAACTACGTTTAAAATAGttgattcatattttatgtagCTAACATTTTTTGTACTAATGAAAATCTAGGTAATAAAGCCAAGGACGACGTATAcctagaataataaatacactATTCGTTTCctactttaaaaaacataacagattgaaaaatattgacGATCTTTCTTCaatgttatttacaaaactCTAAAAcctaaattcattattttttcagATCGCCAATAGTGCCAGTATTTTCATTCGGCGAGACCGACTTGTTCCGTCCACTAAACAACCCGGAGAACAGTCTTCTCAGACGGTTCCAGGAGAAAGTCCGCAAGCTGACGGGCATCTCGCCTATGTTCCCGATTGGACGTGGCGTGTTCCAGTATTCTTATGGCGTTGTGCCTATGAGAACACCTGTTACAACTGTCGGTGAGTAGTTTAGTGTAATCATAGCTGGTATTAAATTCGTAATAGCTATTTAAGCTGGCTTTTCACTAGTTATTTTAGGTTTTGAGTGGGTAAATTTAGTGCTATGTATTTGTACACACTCGTTGCTTTTTCTGTATCGATTCTTTTGGTACTTAATTGTCGAGTGTTATATAAAAGTTGTGCTTTTGCTTATCAAAccctttaattaaaatactagtGACGTTAGTTAACTATAGTTTCTATGATAACTTTGGACTCATTAATATaagatagataatataataacatcttTGGAACAAGGAACCGTTCATTAACTAAACAATCAAAAAGTTAGATTTGATTTAAGCATTTATCGGCATTGGAGTCAATAAATCAGATTcgtttttcgtaaaataatttttcgttaatgTTAATTTTTCCGAAATACTCATATAACTAagtattaaactttatattccAGTGGGAGCTCCAATGGAAGTAAAGAAGAACCTAGAACCGACAAGTGAAGAGATAGACGCAGTTCACGCCGAGTTCACTCAGCGCCTCATCGACTTGTTTGAAAGCGAGAAGAAGAATTACTTGAAGTACCACGAAGATGCACACCTTATCATCACATAGGACTTCCATGAAGGTATATATCTATTGTATTTAGGCTTGATTTCTACCTAAGCTGACGTCGGTCGGGTATATCGGCCTTACGAATTATCATAATACTTTttcttatacttatatatttttttaaattcccaATCAATGTACGTGACTGACGACAGCGTAAGAGAAAGCAAAGCCTTAGCTTTAGAACTATAGCATTTTTTTACTTGCAACTACAGATATCCGATTACTCTGATTTCTGTACTTGCAATGGCGTACCAGGGTACTGTAGTTTGTAAATTACATGCGTGTTGATTGAAACTAAAGTTCTACAGGATGTTAATATTTAAGTAGTACcgtacctacattataatatattatgtagaattgtcgagatttaaacttaaatataaaaattggatTTATGTGACCAGGGAGATTCTATTGCAAAAACTCTTAGGTTTAATATCCCATACATCTGGCAATTTGTTTTTGAGTCAACTCAACTACCCACACTTATTGTctaatttattagataaaattaacttacagtcttaattaattataaacattactgTGT of the Anticarsia gemmatalis isolate Benzon Research Colony breed Stoneville strain chromosome 6, ilAntGemm2 primary, whole genome shotgun sequence genome contains:
- the LOC142973751 gene encoding 2-acylglycerol O-acyltransferase 1-like — translated: MTLSGIRITQVLIQSFRGQCGVNLCRCQAASDIVSVSCTKNMETLTKIFTQVSDILGIQWAPMDIPMARRLQTLGATAFIYFMLFGEAVAIYLFIQLTYSRLWWLAIVYGIWMLRDIEICNRGGRKSEWVRNWRWWRYFCDYFPIKLVKTVDLDPSKNYLFAVFPHGVLCFGAFGSFCTNASGFYKLFPGMQSRMITLGGHFLVPFFRDFGLSLGFCSSSEESLLHLLNPKKYQGNCVAMIIGGAAEALDAHPKEYKVILSRRKGFIRVAMKSGSPIVPVFSFGETDLFRPLNNPENSLLRRFQEKVRKLTGISPMFPIGRGVFQYSYGVVPMRTPVTTVVGAPMEVKKNLEPTSEEIDAVHAEFTQRLIDLFESEKKNYLKYHEDAHLIIT